The segment TCCTATATCTTACTTTTACAACTGAAACATTTTTATTGTTATCATCAAGCAAAGTAGCCTCTTCGAAGCTTTCATCTATGGGAGTCACATCGCCCATATAGTAGAAATCGTTGCTTTCACCATTGCTTTTTTTGATGAATAAAGGCAATCGAAGTCCGTCTCTGTAGTTTCTTATGGTAGAAACATCTTTGCTATCCAATTTTCTTCTAGATTTAGACATCCATTCAAATTCAGAATTATTGACAAAACCTTCTTCATATTTTGTAGTACTCGAAATATGCTCTTCTTTGTGATAGTTTACGAATATTGGACAATTTGTTTTTTGAGGACTAATTAGATAGCCTCCAACATTTTGTGCTAAAGGATTCTGATCCCAGTTCAGAATTCTAAAAACGTCCTTCCTAGAATATTTCTGATACAATACGAAACCATCAACATATTTTTTTTTGTCAAAATTGCTATCATAAATTGTTTCTGAATAGTTCAGCATATCATTTACAAAACGCAAGAAGGTCTCATTTTTGAGTAAGTCTATAAATTTATCACTAAATGAGATAAGTCCATTTGCATAAGAAACTATATTTAAATCATATATTTCACTTACACTCACTAGTTTTCTATTATGATTTTCAGTTACAAAATCAAAATTGATATTTTTGATACATGATTCTATTGTTTCATCAGAAATTGAGATTCCATATTTATCAAAAATAATTGCTTTAAATTCTTCCTTTAACAGAATATTTTCAGAAATCAGTTTTTTAAGAATAATAACTTCCTCGACCCTCTTAGTGTTTGCAATTTCATTAGAGAATAACTCTAGTAGCTTGATTTCCTTTTGAGAGAGTTTATTTTGTAAGGATTCTTCTTGACCTGATACAAAGTTAAAATAGGATTTTGAATAGTTTACATATAATTGTGGATCTCGGGAACCATGTTCCACAAAATCCATCATCATAGGAATTGTACCAATCTTGAATTTCAAGAGGTCATAATCTTTTACAAGGTCTTTTTTGAGATGTAAATTTGCTTTGTCTATTGCTGCAAAAATCCTGTCATGCGTAATTTTATCAAAATTAATAGTTGAAGCACCCGGAATGAAACTGCTTCCACTTAGCATCAGTTTACGCAACGTATCCTTGTTGTAAGTAGTGTCTCCGTATAACGCAATTGGAACTAAGTAGCTATTATTGTAATTACCGATGAAATCAATCACAGTTAGGTATTCTTTATCGTTAGCTTTACGCAATCCCCTTCCTAATTGCTGTACAAAAATGATGGCTGATGCAGTGGGTCTCAACATAATGATTTGATTTACTTTTGGAATATCCACCCCTTCATTGAAGATATCAACAGTAAAGATGTAATCTAATTTTTCAGATGGATCATAACTTTCCAATCTGTTTATTGCATCAATTCTCTCTTCCTCACTGTTTTTGCCAGATAATGAAATTGTCTTATATCCCCTTTCATTAAATGCATCAGACAATCCCTGACTTTCAACTACACTGCTACAAAAAATGAGTCCTCTCACACAGCCATTGTCACAGCCATAAAATTCAGCTTTTTCAATGATCCTAGCCACACGTTCTTTTGCTGTTAACAAAGAAAAAGCTGAATCTTCTTCTAAAACTTGACCATCTACAGTAACATCAGTTACACCAAAATAGTGAAAAGTCGATAACATTTTTTCTTCTAAAGCTCTATGCAGACGGATCTCGTATGCAATATTGTGTTCAAATTGAGAAAATATGTCAAAACCATCTGTCCTTTCAGGAGTAGCAGTCATACCTAACAGAAATTCTGGTTTAAAATAATTGAGGATTTTTTGATAAGTTTCTGCCCCTGCTCTATGGGTTTCGTCTATAACGATATAATCAAAATGCCTTTCATCGAATTGACTTAAATGTGTATCTCTTGAAAGGGTTTGGATCGTAGAAAATATAAAATCAGCATCAAGTTCTCTTTTATTTCCTGAGTAAATACCCATGCTTCGAGATTTTCCAAAAATCTTTTTGAAGCTCTTCATAGCATTTTCTGCAATGTTTCTTCGATGTACTACAAATAAAAACTTTTTTGGATTATATGCTTTCACATCAAATGCAGACAGATATGTTTTCCCTGTTCCAGTCGCAGAAATTAATAAAGCCTTATCTTTATTATTTGACCTTAAATCTTTCAAGTTTGTCAATGCTTCTTTTTGCATTGCATTGGCAGTTATTGAATCATTGTGGCGATCTTCGATGCTGTTTCTTGAATTTGAAATGATTTTCTTTTTCAAATTATAATCTAATGCATAAGAATTAATGAATTCATCATCCACCGATACAGCATTTTCAAACTCATTTTTAAATTCTTTAATTGAATCAGCTATCAATTTTGAATCACACGTAGCTGAAATTTTCAAGTTCCACTCTCTATTTGAGCATAATGCATTAGCTGTAAGATTACTACTCCCAATAATCAAATTATATCGATTGCTTTTTTTGAATAGGTATCCTTTTGCATGGAAATTACAGTTTACTGCTATCTTTAAGTCAATATTTTTAAACTTTGATAAAGACCTCAATGCTTCTGGCTGAGTGAAATATTGATATTGAGATACCAATACTTTCCCATTAATTTCAGCTTTTTCAAGTTCTTCAAATGAATTAATTAAACTAGTTACACCACTTTTTGTTGCAAACGCTACTGAAAACCAAAACTCCTCACAATTTTTTAATTCTCTAGATATGGTCTGTAGTACTTTTTTCCCATTATCAGTATCATTTACTAGTAATTCTGGGAGAAACTCTTTTTTTGAAGTTAAAGACTGGTCAATAAAGCCAGTTTTCAAGCTATCTAATAAAGATACAGGAAAGTTATCCATTTTAACATTCCTTCATTAATTTTGAAACAATTGGAAGATCCGCTTCAGCCCAATCCAAAATTGATAAATTTTCTGTATTTAACCATTTGAACGCAATGTGTTCTTTCAGATTAAATGTTGAATTTAAGGCACTGCAAATGAAACTGTGCATAGTAACACTAAAATCAGGATACTGATGATTTACAGTAAGAAACTCCCTCTCAATTTCTATATTTATATCGAGTTCCTCTAATAATTCACGTTCCAATGCTTGTTCTTTAGTTTCATCAGGTTCTATTTTTCCACCTGGGAATTCATATTTTAAAGAAATATAATCGTATTTTCCATGATCCCTTTGAACACATAGAACTTTATCATCATCCATGATTATTGCTGCAACTACTTCATAGTGCTTCATTTGTTTTGTACATCCCGGAAAATATGATAACTGAGATAATTAATAAACCTTTTTAAAATTAACAAGGGTCTCTATTATTTTTCAAAAACACAACGATCAGAATAAGGCTAAACAAAGCACTATAGTATAAGTCTTTTAGAAAATACAAATATTCCCGCCCAGATTTCTTCCAGCTTGTAATAGAGAATAGTTACCTGCCCGGCCTGTTTGGATTAAGAGAGAACTGTGAAGTCGGCCACGATGAACATATTGATGCATTGATGCCATGATTCCGGTATTGCCCTGAAAAATGTGCCTCTGCATATTGTTTTTACAATCACTTCATACAGAAATACGGAGGAAAGGATTTAAATATAACATGTTAGATGGTATACCCAAATCCAATGCAAATTTGTATTGAATGTTATGAAGTGGTGGTAGTCATTCAAGATAAAAAAATTAAAATAATAATCGTTTCGTTAGTCGCAATTTCTTTGTTGCTGATATATAATTTAAGCTCTCTTTTAGGAAGGAATATAAGTTCACATAAAGCGATACCCTTGCTTTTGGTCACAGTGGGATTTGCGACCATCGGGACGCTCTACCTGCTGGAAGCCAGGAGGACTAAACCGGAAAAACGGCAATGAAAGCGACCATGTTATCGAGAGCTAAGTCGTCCTGTCAGAGCGCTGTGGTTTTCTTTGAATGTCCGGGATAAGATACTCCACAATCATTTTTTAAAAACAAAAGGGAAAAGTGGGGTTGAAGTACGATGAGAAAAATAAAAATGAGTATTCAGCAAATGAGATACTGATTTTTTAAAAGTCCGAATTCAGAGGCTTTGTTGGGATAGTAAATCCAAATGTACTTCCGTTTTCAACCTCACTTTCAACCCAGATCTCGCCTCCATGCGTTTCTACGAAATTTTTAGCAATCGCAAGCCCAAGGCCCACACCTCCGTATTTCCGCGTAATTGAGCCATCAAGTTGTACAAAGGGTATGAAAAGTCTTTTTTGTTCTTCTGAAGAAATGCCAATACCTGTATCCCTTACAGAGATTTCCATGAACTGGTCGGATCTTTTTGCTGTTACTGACACAGAGCCTTTTGGTGGTGTGAACTTTATAGCATTTTCAGTAAGGTGGTATAAAGTTTGCTTGATCTTTTCCTTATCTGCATATATAGTTCCTAAATTTGTATCAATATCAAATGTCAGGTTAATGTCTTTTGATGCAGAGAAAGGCATCAGCGATGTTTCAACTTCCTTAACAACATCCGGTACACTGAATGGATTAACCTCAAGGTTCATTTTCATAAGCTCAATATTGGAAATACTCAATACATTGTTGAAGATACCCAATAATTGCTTCCCGTTCTTCAAAACGATTTTAGCACATTTCATCTGTTTTTCAGTTAAGTTCTCATCAACCAGCACATTCGAAAAACCGATGATTGAATTTAAAGGTGTTCTGAGTTCATGGCTTACATTCCTTAATAACTCAGTTTTTGCCTTGTTGGCAGCTTCAGCGGCGAATTTTCCATCTATCATTGCTTTTTCTGCCTTTTTGAACTCGGTGATGTCCACCGACGAACCCATTATACCCAGGGGTTCACCATCTTTGTTCAATACCATGTTTGCCGAAAGGAGTAGCGGAAATTCCGTACCATCTTTTTTTATACCTGTCACTTCCCCTTCCCACCTTTTTTCAGAAAGCAACGTTCCCAGAATTTTTTCGGCTCGTCCATTCCTCTTCCAAAATTCTAAAATGGGTCTTCCCAAAATTTGGGTTTCATCATCATATCCCCACAACCTGAGAAACGCAGGATTAACATAAGTCAAATTGGCATTGAGATCTGCAAAACCAATGGCATTGATGGATGTTTCGACAGCATTTTCTTTTATTAAAAGTTTCTCTGACAACTGCTTTGTTTTATGGTTCACTGATTGATAGCCCAGGATTGAAAAAATAGGTAAATAAACACAAAGCGCTGTGACCATTATCAGGAGATATGATAAAGGCAAGTCCGTCGCAACATAAATAAGTGCAACTATAATTATGATTGAAAATACGACTATGCCGTAACAGACAACCATAAATAGTTTCCAAAGATCTTCCTCTCCCCAGGACAGCCGATCCATAATAAATAATTGGAATTAAAAATATATAAGACGTGTTATTGACTGCATGAGTAATCCTCAATTTATGAGATCTCCAGCCAAAAACAGCTTATGGATTATGGTTTGGGAATCTTGAGATTCAATTCACCATATTTTCAGTATTCTCAACTGTTGCAACCCTCATGATGTGGAAGAAATTCTCGTCGTATGCTGTGTTGCAGTGACAAATGCATGACAAACATCATGAATGGGTGTGGAAGGGAGTAAAGACCTGATATTATTTATCAAAAATGAAAATAGTGTGGTCAACATTTGGACCAGATCACCAAATCGCTCTTAATGCTCCTCATCCGGTAAATGTGCACAACCCTGGCGCCTAAGTTTTGCAATACACTTATCAGCGAGTTCTCGTCCAATATGTAAATTTGAGGCTTTCCGGTAAACATCTTCAAGTAACACTTTATCGGAAGGGGAAGAAAGTCGGAGCTGGTCGATTATTTCACGTATGACCTCTATATCTCCACTTGAAACTGTCACCTCTTTATTGTCGGCAGACAGTTCCTTTTCTTTAATTTTTTCAATTGAGTTAGCTTCTAAAACAAAATCGCCGGTAGTAGATGTTGATCTGAAGTCTGCTTTTAGTACCCCGGTTGCAATGATCTTATCTTTAACATTAACAGCGTCCACCAGATCCCCTTCCAGATGAAGGATCAATGACCTTGGGTCATAAACATTATCGAATTCCCTGATCTCGATCTGCTGAGAATTATTTATGGTTGAAACTTCACCCTCAACAGAAATTGTATTTGAAATGTCCTTGCTTCTAATATCTCTTATTTTCAAAATTCCACTCCCGCTAATATGAATAACATGCTCAGCCTATTATTTATGTTGCATCAATACCTCGAATCACGCGGAACCACAACTTTTAGTGATGTTATCAACGCTGTTCACTCATGAATATGGGAACTCTATACAATATAATTCCCATCCTTATTCTCAAAAAATGCATTGCATCATAAATTCCGATCATTTGCCTTTGCCATAGAGTAAACTTCGTATTTCGATGACGACAGCTTGACCAGGAATTGATCAGGAAGCACCAAACTGTCTTCAAAACAGGTGTAACATACTGTACATACACATTGCGAAAAATACACCGATCATCTTAAATATTATTGCATTGTAAAATATTTTTGACCCAGAGAAAATTGGAGTTAGCATTCAAGTACAAAATTATAACTCTCACAATTTCATTACAATTTGTATTTTAAATATATTACTAAACTTGAAATAAATAATATTTAATGTAATTAAATGGAGACCACTGGCAATGATTGGATGTTCTATATACAGGAATGAATCTCCAAATAAATTTACTACAGATTATTTGGAAATCCCGGATGAAATTGTTAGCAAATGGCAACATATGCTTGACCTAACATCCAAAGTTTTTGATTTACCAGCCGGTCTTATCATGAGAATCCATCCTCTTGAAATAGAGGTTTTTGTTGCCAGTAATACAATAAATAATCCATATGAAAAAGGTGAACTGGCATCATTAAATACCGGCCTGTATTGTGAAACTGTCCTGGCTACTAAAAAAATGCTGTTAGTACCGGATGCGTTAAGAGATCCCGAATGGGATCACAATCCGGACATTGAGTTAGGAATGACATATTATCTTGGTTTTCCAATAAACTGGCCAAACGGTGAGCCTTTTGGTACGATATGTGTGTTGGATTCCAAAAATAATCCAAAGGCAACTCAGTACAAAGACTGCCTTTTTACAGTCAAGAAAATTGCAGAAGATGATCTGAACTCGCTGATTAAACAAGAGAAAAATATCTCCACCCTGGAAAATAGAGCCATCTTGACCGAGGAACGCTATCGTGTATTGTTTGAATCATCTTCCGAAGCCTTTTTATTAATCGACAAAAAAGGAATTGTCGACAGTAATAGAACGGCTCTGAATATGTTCGGATTCTCAACAAAAGAAGAGTTTATCGGACTACATCCAGCGGACATATCACCCAAAAAGCAGCCAGACGGGAAAGACTCGCGTATTGCTTCGCAAGATAAGCTCTCAGAAGCATTCAAGAAAGGGTTTGCCAAATTTGAATGGGTTCACCGCAGAAAAAATGGAGAGGAATTCCCTGCTGAAGTGTGGCAAACATGCTTTTCGTTGGATGATGAGCAAATTCTGCAGGTTACTGTAAGGGATATCACCGAACGTAAACAGGCAGAAGAAGCACTGCGAAAAAGTGAAGGGAAATATCGCTCCCTGTTCCAGCATAACAGCGCTGTGATGATGATAATTGACCCGGAAACCGGAAACATCATGGACGCAAACCCCAGTGCATGCTCATACTATGGCTACAGCAAAAAAGAACTCAACCAAATGAAGATAAGCGATATCAACATGCTCTCAAAAGAAAAGGTCTTAGAAGAGATAGAAGATGCAAGATCTGAAAAGAAAAAACGATTTATCTTCACCCACAGGTTGTCCGGCGGAGAAATGCGCAATGTTGAGGTCTACAGTTGCCCAATAACGATCAATGATAAAAAGCTCCTTTACTCGATCGTTCACGATGTCACTGACCGCAAAAGGGCAGAGGAGGCACTGCAAAACAGCGAATCAAAACTCCACAGTTTTATGGAATCAGCCACCGAAGGCTTTGCATTATTCGATTCACAAATGAATCTGATGACTATTAATGAAACCGCATTAACGATATATCAAGATGAAAACACTAAAGAAAATCTGATAGGAATGAACATTCTGGAAATAGCACCGCATCTGAAGGAAACGAACCGGTACAACAGCTACCTGGATGTTTTGAGAACTGGCGAGCCATTCCAGATAGATGAACTTGCATCCCCCACCTTTGGAAAGAAACACGTCTCGGTCAGGGCTTTCAAAACTGCTGGTGGTCTAGGGTTCATATTCACCGACATAACCGAACGTAAGGAAGCAGAGATCGCCTTGCAGAAATCTGAACATAAATTCAGAACATTTTTTAATAATTCTAATGATTCAACTATAATATACAATTTAGATGGTCAAATCCTGGAAGTTAACGATGTTGCTTGTGAATTTACGGGTTACAACAGGCATGAGATGCTTTGCATGTCGAAGATGGACCTGGATTCTGCTGAATATGCTCTGAAGGTAATGGACAATATTAAGAAATTGCAGGAGATAAAGCAATCCATATTTGAAAGCGAGATCATTTGTAAAGACGGACGCCTTGTCCCTGTAGAATTGAGCACCCGCATTATTGAGTATACTGGCAAACCAGCCATTCTCAGCACTGCCAGGGACCTCACCGAACGTAAGAAAACTGAGGAAGCAATGCTTAATGCCAAACTTGCTGCAGAAGCTGCCAACCTTACCAAGACCGAATTCGTCTCAAACATGAGCCATGAACTGAGAACCCCTCTCAATTCAATCATCGGATTCTCGGATGTACTTTGCAATGAGAACTTTGGTATCCTGAATGAGTATCAGAAAAAATATGCATCTAATGTTCTTAAAAATGGAAAGCATCTTTTACAGCTGATCAACGATATCCTATCCGTATCAAACATTGAAGCCGGGGAGATGGAACTTCATATTAATGAATTCTTTGTATCAGATTATATTGATGAAGTAGAAGCATTGATGATGCCTATTGCATCAGAAAAAAGCATTGAACTGACATGTAACATCGACATTGAAACGCCTATCATAAAAGCAGACATGGTAAAATTTAAGCAGATCCTTTACAACCTTGTGAACAATGCCATTAAGTTCACAGATCAGGGAGGAAAAGTGACAATTGGAGGAAAAGTGACAGGGGATTTTGTGCATATTTCAGTAACGGACACCGGCATTGGCATTTCACCAGAAAATCAGGATAAACTGTTCAACCCTTTCTATCAGGTGGATTCCTCAACTACCAGGGAGTATGGAGGCACCGGTCTTGGCCTTCCCCTTGTCAAGAAATTTGTGGAAATGCATGGTGGCGACATTTGGGTTGAAAGCGAACTCGGGAAAGGAAGTAC is part of the Methanococcoides orientis genome and harbors:
- a CDS encoding PAS domain S-box protein is translated as MLDLTSKVFDLPAGLIMRIHPLEIEVFVASNTINNPYEKGELASLNTGLYCETVLATKKMLLVPDALRDPEWDHNPDIELGMTYYLGFPINWPNGEPFGTICVLDSKNNPKATQYKDCLFTVKKIAEDDLNSLIKQEKNISTLENRAILTEERYRVLFESSSEAFLLIDKKGIVDSNRTALNMFGFSTKEEFIGLHPADISPKKQPDGKDSRIASQDKLSEAFKKGFAKFEWVHRRKNGEEFPAEVWQTCFSLDDEQILQVTVRDITERKQAEEALRKSEGKYRSLFQHNSAVMMIIDPETGNIMDANPSACSYYGYSKKELNQMKISDINMLSKEKVLEEIEDARSEKKKRFIFTHRLSGGEMRNVEVYSCPITINDKKLLYSIVHDVTDRKRAEEALQNSESKLHSFMESATEGFALFDSQMNLMTINETALTIYQDENTKENLIGMNILEIAPHLKETNRYNSYLDVLRTGEPFQIDELASPTFGKKHVSVRAFKTAGGLGFIFTDITERKEAEIALQKSEHKFRTFFNNSNDSTIIYNLDGQILEVNDVACEFTGYNRHEMLCMSKMDLDSAEYALKVMDNIKKLQEIKQSIFESEIICKDGRLVPVELSTRIIEYTGKPAILSTARDLTERKKTEEAMLNAKLAAEAANLTKTEFVSNMSHELRTPLNSIIGFSDVLCNENFGILNEYQKKYASNVLKNGKHLLQLINDILSVSNIEAGEMELHINEFFVSDYIDEVEALMMPIASEKSIELTCNIDIETPIIKADMVKFKQILYNLVNNAIKFTDQGGKVTIGGKVTGDFVHISVTDTGIGISPENQDKLFNPFYQVDSSTTREYGGTGLGLPLVKKFVEMHGGDIWVESELGKGSTFGFSIPIDSKLQ
- a CDS encoding DUF3427 domain-containing protein; protein product: MDNFPVSLLDSLKTGFIDQSLTSKKEFLPELLVNDTDNGKKVLQTISRELKNCEEFWFSVAFATKSGVTSLINSFEELEKAEINGKVLVSQYQYFTQPEALRSLSKFKNIDLKIAVNCNFHAKGYLFKKSNRYNLIIGSSNLTANALCSNREWNLKISATCDSKLIADSIKEFKNEFENAVSVDDEFINSYALDYNLKKKIISNSRNSIEDRHNDSITANAMQKEALTNLKDLRSNNKDKALLISATGTGKTYLSAFDVKAYNPKKFLFVVHRRNIAENAMKSFKKIFGKSRSMGIYSGNKRELDADFIFSTIQTLSRDTHLSQFDERHFDYIVIDETHRAGAETYQKILNYFKPEFLLGMTATPERTDGFDIFSQFEHNIAYEIRLHRALEEKMLSTFHYFGVTDVTVDGQVLEEDSAFSLLTAKERVARIIEKAEFYGCDNGCVRGLIFCSSVVESQGLSDAFNERGYKTISLSGKNSEEERIDAINRLESYDPSEKLDYIFTVDIFNEGVDIPKVNQIIMLRPTASAIIFVQQLGRGLRKANDKEYLTVIDFIGNYNNSYLVPIALYGDTTYNKDTLRKLMLSGSSFIPGASTINFDKITHDRIFAAIDKANLHLKKDLVKDYDLLKFKIGTIPMMMDFVEHGSRDPQLYVNYSKSYFNFVSGQEESLQNKLSQKEIKLLELFSNEIANTKRVEEVIILKKLISENILLKEEFKAIIFDKYGISISDETIESCIKNINFDFVTENHNRKLVSVSEIYDLNIVSYANGLISFSDKFIDLLKNETFLRFVNDMLNYSETIYDSNFDKKKYVDGFVLYQKYSRKDVFRILNWDQNPLAQNVGGYLISPQKTNCPIFVNYHKEEHISSTTKYEEGFVNNSEFEWMSKSRRKLDSKDVSTIRNYRDGLRLPLFIKKSNGESNDFYYMGDVTPIDESFEEATLLDDNNKNVSVVKVRYRMNHPVEDSIYEYITAPSS
- a CDS encoding PAS domain-containing sensor histidine kinase; the protein is MDRLSWGEEDLWKLFMVVCYGIVVFSIIIIVALIYVATDLPLSYLLIMVTALCVYLPIFSILGYQSVNHKTKQLSEKLLIKENAVETSINAIGFADLNANLTYVNPAFLRLWGYDDETQILGRPILEFWKRNGRAEKILGTLLSEKRWEGEVTGIKKDGTEFPLLLSANMVLNKDGEPLGIMGSSVDITEFKKAEKAMIDGKFAAEAANKAKTELLRNVSHELRTPLNSIIGFSNVLVDENLTEKQMKCAKIVLKNGKQLLGIFNNVLSISNIELMKMNLEVNPFSVPDVVKEVETSLMPFSASKDINLTFDIDTNLGTIYADKEKIKQTLYHLTENAIKFTPPKGSVSVTAKRSDQFMEISVRDTGIGISSEEQKRLFIPFVQLDGSITRKYGGVGLGLAIAKNFVETHGGEIWVESEVENGSTFGFTIPTKPLNSDF
- a CDS encoding (deoxy)nucleoside triphosphate pyrophosphohydrolase; its protein translation is MKHYEVVAAIIMDDDKVLCVQRDHGKYDYISLKYEFPGGKIEPDETKEQALERELLEELDINIEIEREFLTVNHQYPDFSVTMHSFICSALNSTFNLKEHIAFKWLNTENLSILDWAEADLPIVSKLMKEC